agagaaagagagagagagagagagagagagagagagagagagagagaagatattAAAGAAAACTTGTGTTATAAGAGCAGCCCTTGGAACTTACTTTCCGAGTCAAAATATTAGGCCATATTTAAAGACTATATTTTCATCGAAGAAAGTTCAGGAAAACAATATTTTGCAatacttaagttgttaaaaaaagTACGGATCTGATCACTGTTATGAAGTTTCTACAAAATTCTGTAAAGGATTTCAAGCTTTAATCATCTTGGTGACAGTGACACCACCAACAGCCCACCACTTGAATTCATGacgtataaaaattaaatatgaaattattattattattattatttactctAGAACCACGCAGAGTTCCAAAGAAACAGTATTAAGGACAACATGGTCTGGGACAGTGCGGCTAGCCTTGGGTTCAAGACAAAAAAAGATCCCAAATGCAATGCATTTGAGTACAGATAGCAAAGTAAATGAAAATAGAGCCCATTTATGCATATGAAACAATCACTATATGATCACCTCCAGCTCAAGAGCTCACATATATGAATTTTAAGAACAAGAATAATACTCATACACGAGGCAAAACAATGATAAGCTATTCCAAGAACAAGAATGACTTCAAATTTAAGAACAAAAAGAATTACTACTAGCATATAGCATCAAATGACAAAACAAGATTAATACTTTGAACGTGCTCTATCAGGTAAGTACACATTACATGTGGTTAATTATATTTTGAACAATTTATATAACCTGCATAAGGATAAATAAAATCTCAACATGCTTTCCAATTAGTTACTGCTTGCAATCACACCAGATCAGAGGCAAGAAATGAAGTAGCTAATAATATTGCATTGTTCTAGTAATCTTGTTATATGATTGAACCTACGATCAACTATATCAATGTGAATGATTCCAGAAAACTGTAAGCTGTTCATAGAATTTCCAATAAGAACGCATTTTGTGCTTTTCTGACGCCTAATTAGTTCTTTCAGTGTCAAATGTATTCGCAGTCTCCTATCAATTACCAACAAAACCCATCTAATACATCTGGATTTTGGCAGCCAGgatattaaaatcaaatagacaaaaaaattaattcagACAGTCGGTTAAAGTGAGTCTTTCATACTCAAAGCACTGTAGCGGGCAGAAAAAGAAGCAGCATAATAACTTCAGTTTCTCTACTTTGGACTAGAACCCAGGTAACCAAGCTGCTCTACCAACACATCTATCTCTTCAGCTTCATCACCCCTACCCATTTCTTCCCCAATATCCTCATTCAATAACTCATCCCAGAACCCCTCATCAAGGTCCTTACCTTTATCtacatgttcctctcctctctcCATACATTCTTCCTCCAAGTTTTGTTGGCTTCCAGTCACTCCTTGCATGGTCATAGCCAGTGCGTCCAGCTCTGAAACGTCAAACTCAGAAAGGTCACCAAACTCCTGAGGTTCAATCTTAACAAAAGTTTCCACTCCCCCACCATGGTCAAAATTTTCAACTTGAACAATACTAGGCCCTTGGTCAATAGGCCGCCTTCTCTTTTTACTAATTGCTTCTTCCAGTTCCTTTCTTCTGTCCTTTAGTTGGACTAGCTGCTGCACAAAATTGGGATTCTGAATCGCTCTAGCCAAGAAACCCATCACCTGTTGCTGTTTTGTCTCTGTCCTTTTGAGTCTGGGTTCCATTAGTTGAAGGCAAGCTTTAGTATTCTGTTGGTGCTGCCTAAGCTTCACCAGTTCCATCATTAACACTTGTTTGTCTCGCCTTAACAGATCAACTTCTGCATCCAATCCAAACCTTCCAACTTCAACACAAGGGTCTAGAGATTGCTGGCAAGCCTGAGGCTGCGGAGTTCTTCTCCTTCTTATATTCTTGAGAAGATGTTTTTGCTCTCTGAGAAACCCTTCATTAGCAAACTCCCATCTATCTGGGTCAACCTTTCTAAACCCCTACATAAACCAAAATTTCCTTCCTCATGATCAAATCCAAAAGAAATTAAGCTCGGTTGATCTTTGAATTAAAAACTCTCAACAACTACACAGAATAAAAATGCATCAAATATCAAACAAGTTCTAACAAATTAAATGTCCAAGCAAATGTAGAGGCTTAAGCAACCAAATAATAATAGTCCAAATTATTGTGTTTGTATAGATTCTCAATTTTCATCTGCGTACTCCAACTCTTCTTGAATCATAAACAAACAAAATGTGCTCATTAAGTTATTATGTAACCCATTAGACAAAGATTGCGGGAAAAGGGACAAGCCAGATCTTACTGCAAAGAATAAAAAGTTCTTTTAAaacaaaaatgaataaaaaatacatTCTAGCTCTTTCGTGAAAATGGGGGAGCTTTCGCATCTACACAACCAACATGAAATTACACTAACACTACTCAAAACAATATTCAGCCACTTCCTTATAATTGTTTTTCATTCAGAATTAAAGATCTAAAAATCGTAAAAAAAAATACTCACATATGTGTTAAGCTGCCTAACAAAGCTCGAGAAATTATTGtgcttgaagtatctgggcaaaAGACTCATGGCAAAGGTCTGGGGATCCCAAACAACAAAGCTATTGTTGCCTCGACTCCAAGAAACTATATGGTTTGTGGCCATGTCCTCCACGATGTCATAAGTTTTTGTGAGAAAAGGGGGAGGACCAGCGTCATGAAGTCCCTCTATTGgctgaggaatagctgtagatgccaTGCCTGAGTAAGAAGGACTAGCTCCTGCATACTCGTCCTTCACTCGGCCCAGACGATTCATGATTGGAAACTGAAAAAGAGGCCTAAGATTCGAGGTGGGTTGGGTTTCTCTTTCTTGTAGGATTATTTTATATAGATAGGAGCCTGTTCTCAGGGAAATGTGTGGAATAATAGGTGCAAAGCCCTAAAAACAAAAAAATGCAGCTTGGGATTGAATTTGAAAATATCAAGAAGGAAAAAAAATGCCAAGATTTTAGTAAATGTTTGGTTTGAATATGGAAAAGTGAAGTTGAAATGGTGAGACTGGATATATCTTTTGTTCTTGAACGAATAATCAGAAACTTGAACAGAAGATGCATAAAAACTGGAGAGTAATAGTAAATGTTGAAGAACAAGGTCTAAGTAAAGATTCTTGGAGGGATAGAGATGGTATGGAGACCAAGAAACACACTAGAGAAAAAAGAGGCAAACATGAAAGAAAAGCAAGGGAATGATCTGGTTATAAATAGCTAACGAGATtggtttttctctttcttttaggGCATTGGTTGTAGGGCTGAATGGCTGATGATGCAAAAGCAGCCAAAATGGCAATGAGATATTTTGCTCCTTATTGGTTCTGTTGCCTCCTTTGGGAAAGTTATTGTTTATTATTATGTCTTACTGACTGGGACACCTcattttcattctttttttttttttacaaaaaaaaaaagagaaaagtttgtttaaaagaaagagaaaggagagagcaaacatatataaaatttaaattcatcacAAAGAATTGGATTTGTGTTATAGGATAGAAGGTTGTAGGAATTGAGGAGATTATTGTTATCTTCTCGAGGTAATGAAATTGGGATTCAGAAAGCTCTATAGAGAAATGGCAATTGGAGGCATTGATGAAAAGGGCTACTAAAACTTTCATTGAAGCATAAAGAGATGTCTTAtttgatttatattattaaattaacagAGAAATAACTTGTCTAAATGATACTTAATAAGTTATGGTTATCTAATTTAGTATAATGtaatttattcatttattctttaatttattacatattaaattatattacaaGTTTTATTGTCCTTTTCAACTCACCCAATGTTATTTCTTATTTTATAGATAAATTAGGTAGGTTGATTTGGACAACAGaagaatataatatataattgaatAAAAAGAATAGTGGATCTATCTATAGAGGATTTAGCCTCTTATATAGATATCAAACTTCTGTTTAGATGAGAAATATGATTATATCATATTCTTATTTTGAAATAagtctaattaaaataaaatttaaaattcttaattttttttttatgaaagatGAACATACACTCAAACACGGGTTAGTAATGTAAATAAATCATCGATGACAATTTTAATAGAgttcttatttttatataatatatattcacACACACTTTACAATAAAAATTCTTAATAGGATGAATATTATTCTTAATGAAAATACTTATATTAGATTAGAATTTAGGTATTTTAAGTGGTGGCATCCATATAAACATACAATTATTAAAAATTACTATTTTAATTGCACCTAATTTCCCAAGAATTGTTAAGCTTGTTTGAGGCATGACTGAGCTCCTCAACAGGACCCGTCCATCAGCCAACCAAAGGAGAGATTGGAAACCGAAATATCTTTGATGAGTGGGTGGGTGCAAgtcaaaatattatataattaaaataataataacaaggtCGGTGCTTATGAAAACGTGGCATTGTGTGATAGAGGAGTTGGCCGTTAGAGTCCACAATTGGACCAATACGTCTCGTTTAACgattttaaaaaaatatgtgGGTGAGCGTcatcaataaattaaatttaaataaaataaattctcaataaatATGGGAACGAATATTACGGAGATGAAGAATTTATAACGGTCTACAGCCAattaattaacttaaaaaattttaatttttaataataattaaattaaattaaattaaactcaatttttatatttcttttaacTTTTTCCTCTatctcatttattcattttcaTCTATATTTGTCAAACAACATTAGTCTCAAACCACTGGCCCCTTTCTCTAAACAAAAAAAGTTCCAGTTCTGATTTAGTTTTTGGAGAGGTCCGGCCAGCTAGTCGTCAACCTTCTCCCTATATTCTCTTTAGTTAAAACTCCTTTCATAGtgttttagctttttttttttttttcagtctcCGTTATTGAGTTTTAGTACCCTCTTAGAATAGGTTTTTTTGTTGGTGTTTAGAGGGATTGCTCTGCATGTTGCACTATCCCTATGGTTTACTGTGAAGCTTTAAAGAGTAGATCATCAGTTAGTAGTCGGTGTGGTACCGAATTCGTCTTTTCATCAAAGGGAGCATGAAGGGTCTATGTTTGCCAAGCCTATTCCCGGTTCATCTAGCACTGGTTCTAATCCCTGCTATTTCCTAGTTTTGTTGCAAATCCCCTCTATTTTCCCCTAAGTTTGAAGGCATGAGAGAATTATAAAATGTATAGGGTATTTAAACACTCCTTATAATGTTGTTTTCCTTTTCCCATGCTCGATTTAGTTCTTTGCAGATCTCCTTTGATGGTAGTAGTAAGTTGTTAAAGAAGAGGAGATGAAGTCGGCCGAGGATGATGATGAAATTGGATCATATCCAATTAAGTCCTAGGATTTCATATCTTTTAAGGTTTGAGTTGGATTAAAGTTTCGTAATACTATTATCTCTTGTAAGCTTAGGCCTTGTACTCTTATTTCATCTAAAGAAATATAttttatgattaaaaaaaattcattaattttcaccttccaattcaaaaattataacatCAAAAAATTGTAACATGGTATTgaccaacatttcaatttcaaactTTAAGGGAAGGATTTTATGTGTCAACTGGATTTCTCAATTGCTATTTGCACAAAAGCGTAAAATAGTTCCACATATAAAAGGaccaattaactaattaattaattttaacttttcaaTAGTAGTTAATTAGCCCAAAAAAACttaatcttcatgcttcataactCATTCATTTATTtccattcaaattaaaaattgtaaTAATTACCGTCTCATAGCATCCAAAAGAGAGAACAGAATCAAGATTCAAGAACCTGGATCAATCAATGGAAAAAATTTGAAGGTCTTTTCGAGGTTGATTGGCAACCAATCCTCATCGCTTTTGTTTTGTGTCGGTAACTACAGTCACGCCACTAATACATTGGGTCTCGAACAGCGGCCGAAAAGGCCGATCAAATAATCGTATCACGAgttcttgcttttttttttttttattttttttctttttacaaaTTTCTTCAACAAcacttaattttattaattttattttcagatattaattatttcattttatttattataggAATAATGTTTAATTTACCTTTTGTATTATTAAGAAGTTTAATTTagcttattttttaattttgagtcAAACTAAtcttgaaatttttattaaaacttAAAAATTATCTAACCATATAAAAGTGAGATATAcgcatcaaattaaataaatatttattaatattttatttttaataataaaatattatttttaaaataattaattgaaattaaaaataaaaaatgcttTTTTTATACTCTCATATAACTaagtaaatttataaaattaaaattgaaattgaaaaccaaatttgttatatttacaaataattaaattaaaaagcataaaaaatattatatttatattttcatataattagttaaaattcaaaaaattataataagtgtcagctaactaaaattaaaaatataaaaaatattattttcatataattacttaaaaataaataataaataatattttcatactttcatataattaattcaaaattaaaataaaaattaaaaaatttaaaatcaattataattaactaaaataaaatataaaaatataatttttatattttcatataattaactaaaattagaaaaataaaataattgtaattataattaattaaaattataaatataaaaaactctattttatattttatataattatttaaatttaaatttaaatttaaatttaaattcattacaaattaaaaatataaattaaaataaaaggaaaaaaaattagctTCTCACACGCCTCTAAAAGGTTACGAATTTCATGCATAACAATTTTGGGACAATTTGAACTTTAATGAGAATTTCAGGGCTAATTAggctcaaaaataaaaaataggctaaattaaattttattgaaaagTATAGGGAGTAAattagatattattttatttattatactttaatttattttaataaaatcattcaccctttatttttttttattaacagtCACACAGACCATAATTAAATAAG
The Hevea brasiliensis isolate MT/VB/25A 57/8 chromosome 15, ASM3005281v1, whole genome shotgun sequence genome window above contains:
- the LOC110632768 gene encoding heat stress transcription factor A-6b, producing MNRLGRVKDEYAGASPSYSGMASTAIPQPIEGLHDAGPPPFLTKTYDIVEDMATNHIVSWSRGNNSFVVWDPQTFAMSLLPRYFKHNNFSSFVRQLNTYGFRKVDPDRWEFANEGFLREQKHLLKNIRRRRTPQPQACQQSLDPCVEVGRFGLDAEVDLLRRDKQVLMMELVKLRQHQQNTKACLQLMEPRLKRTETKQQQVMGFLARAIQNPNFVQQLVQLKDRRKELEEAISKKRRRPIDQGPSIVQVENFDHGGGVETFVKIEPQEFGDLSEFDVSELDALAMTMQGVTGSQQNLEEECMERGEEHVDKGKDLDEGFWDELLNEDIGEEMGRGDEAEEIDVLVEQLGYLGSSPK